In the genome of Streptomyces collinus, one region contains:
- a CDS encoding FAD-dependent oxidoreductase, translating into MSRPRILIVGAGFAGYRTARTLSRLTRGRAHITLLNPTDYFLYLPLLPQVAAGILEPRRVTVSLSDSLPDVRLVLGEAERIDLDDGILRYTGPEGEEGSLSYDRLVLAAGSVNKLLPIPGVAEHAHGFRGLPEALYLRDHVTRQVELAASAEDPEACAARCTFVVVGAGYTGTEVAAHGQMFTDAQVRKHPLRQGMRPRWMLLDVAPRVLPEMDEKLSATADRVLRQRGVDVRMGTSVKEATHDGVVLTDGEFVETRTLVWCVGVRPDPLVESLGLPMEKGRLLVDPHLRVPGRPELFACGDVAAVPDLENPGSYTPMTAQHAWRHGKIAAENVAASLGLGGSRKPYRHRDLGFVVDLGGAKAAANPLGVTLSGVPAGAVTRGYHLAAMPGNRVRVAADWLLDAVLPRQAVQLGLVRSWSVPLDTSSPEVARVAGGPGRRADARSGPGAALAADTDDGGGPGRAGSPDEPAKGQPGSGTTQVRPGSGAARPRSEPETAKGRPLAGPPGSGHGQLRSEWETAKGRPLAGPPGSGHGELRSEWETAKGRPAAATATAAGTAGEPVRSRPVGEAAKNQPGGEPARNQTGGEPAKNQPGGEPAKNQPGGEPAKNQPAPAPPPHPPGPDHPAPGPVKRTDVPDDSDDFTKGDS; encoded by the coding sequence GTGAGTCGACCCCGCATCCTGATCGTCGGTGCCGGCTTCGCCGGGTACCGCACGGCCCGCACCCTGTCCCGGCTCACCCGGGGCCGGGCCCACATCACCCTGCTGAACCCGACCGACTACTTCCTGTACCTGCCCCTGCTGCCCCAGGTCGCCGCCGGCATCCTGGAGCCGCGCCGGGTCACGGTCTCCCTCTCCGACTCGCTGCCGGACGTCCGGCTGGTGCTGGGGGAGGCCGAACGGATCGACCTCGACGACGGCATCCTGCGCTACACCGGCCCGGAGGGCGAGGAGGGCTCGCTCTCCTACGACCGGCTGGTGCTGGCCGCGGGCAGCGTCAACAAGCTGCTGCCCATCCCCGGGGTCGCCGAGCACGCGCACGGCTTCCGGGGGCTGCCCGAGGCGCTGTACCTGCGCGATCACGTGACCCGGCAGGTGGAGCTCGCGGCTTCCGCCGAGGACCCGGAGGCGTGCGCCGCGCGCTGCACCTTCGTGGTGGTCGGCGCCGGGTACACGGGCACGGAGGTCGCCGCGCACGGGCAGATGTTCACCGACGCTCAGGTCCGCAAGCACCCGCTGCGGCAGGGCATGCGGCCGCGCTGGATGCTGCTGGACGTGGCGCCGCGCGTGCTGCCGGAGATGGACGAGAAGCTCTCCGCCACCGCCGACCGGGTGCTGCGGCAGCGGGGCGTCGACGTGCGGATGGGGACCTCCGTGAAGGAGGCCACGCACGACGGGGTCGTGCTGACCGACGGCGAGTTCGTCGAGACCCGGACGCTGGTGTGGTGCGTGGGCGTACGACCCGACCCGCTGGTCGAGTCCCTCGGGCTGCCGATGGAGAAGGGTCGGCTGCTCGTCGACCCGCACCTGCGGGTGCCGGGCCGGCCGGAGCTGTTCGCATGCGGTGACGTGGCCGCCGTACCCGATCTGGAGAACCCCGGGAGCTATACGCCGATGACCGCGCAGCACGCCTGGCGGCACGGCAAGATCGCGGCGGAGAACGTCGCCGCGTCGCTCGGCCTCGGCGGGTCGCGCAAGCCCTACCGCCACCGCGACCTCGGCTTCGTCGTCGACCTGGGCGGGGCGAAGGCCGCCGCCAACCCGCTCGGCGTGACCTTGTCCGGCGTACCGGCGGGTGCGGTGACGCGGGGCTACCACCTTGCCGCGATGCCCGGGAACCGGGTCCGGGTCGCGGCCGACTGGCTGCTGGACGCGGTGCTGCCGCGCCAGGCTGTGCAGTTGGGGCTCGTACGGTCCTGGTCGGTGCCGCTGGACACGTCCTCGCCCGAGGTGGCCCGCGTGGCGGGCGGGCCCGGGCGGCGGGCGGACGCCAGGTCCGGGCCGGGCGCGGCGCTCGCGGCCGACACCGACGACGGGGGCGGGCCCGGCCGGGCCGGATCCCCCGACGAGCCCGCGAAGGGGCAGCCCGGATCCGGGACGACCCAGGTACGACCCGGATCCGGGGCCGCGCGGCCGCGGTCCGAGCCCGAAACGGCGAAGGGCCGCCCGCTCGCGGGCCCGCCGGGCTCCGGTCACGGTCAGTTGCGGTCGGAGTGGGAGACGGCGAAGGGCCGCCCGCTTGCGGGCCCGCCCGGCTCCGGGCACGGTGAGTTGCGGTCGGAGTGGGAGACGGCGAAGGGCCGCCCTGCCGCGGCGACTGCGACGGCTGCGGGTACTGCCGGAGAGCCGGTGAGGAGCCGGCCGGTCGGCGAGGCCGCGAAGAACCAGCCCGGTGGCGAGCCGGCAAGGAATCAGACGGGCGGTGAGCCCGCCAAGAACCAGCCGGGCGGTGAGCCCGCCAAGAATCAGCCCGGTGGTGAGCCCGCCAAGAATCAGCCTGCCCCCGCGCCCCCGCCTCACCCCCCGGGCCCCGACCACCCGGCCCCCGGCCCGGTCAAGCGAACCGACGTCCCGGACGACTCGGACGACTTCACGAAAGGAGACTCATGA
- a CDS encoding transketolase, with the protein MNTGELTDLGQQLRVDSVRAAAAAGSGHPTSSMSAADLMAVLLAHHLRYDFDRPAHPGNDRFVLSKGHASPLLYSAYKAAGAIDDEELLTFRKLGSRLEGHPTPQRLPWVETATGSLGQGLPVGVGIALAGKRLDRTGYRTWVLCGDSELAEGSVWEAAEHAGYEHLDNLTVIVDVNRLGQRGPTRHGHDLDAYARRFQAFDWHTIEVDGHDVDAVDRAYGEAASTKGQPTAILARTLKGKGVEGVQDREGLHGKPLPEAEEAIAALGGPRDIRVRVQEPPAARMLHSVHTGNFELPKWDKGEEVATRNAFGEALTALGTGRGDIVALDGEVGDSTRAEFFAKEHPDRYFECYIAEQQLVASAVGLASRGWVPYAATFAAFLTRAYDFIRMASVSGSGINLVGSHAGVAIGQDGPSQMGLEDLAMMRAVHGSTVLYPCDANQTARLVGAMAGLEGVRYLRTSRGESPVIYAPDEEFPVGGSKVLRSSGADRLTLVAAGVTVHEALAAAEALEQEGIAVRVIDLYSVKPVDRATLRRAAEETGCLVTVEDHHPEGGIGDAVLDAFTDGRPVPRLVRLGVRTMPGSASPEEQLRASGIDAESVAAAGRLLVEEAVVR; encoded by the coding sequence ATGAACACCGGTGAACTCACCGACCTCGGACAGCAGCTGCGGGTGGACAGTGTCCGCGCCGCCGCCGCGGCGGGCTCCGGGCACCCGACGTCCTCGATGTCCGCCGCCGACCTGATGGCCGTCCTGCTCGCGCACCACCTCCGCTACGACTTCGACCGCCCCGCCCACCCCGGCAACGACCGCTTCGTCCTCTCCAAGGGCCACGCCTCCCCGCTGCTGTACTCCGCGTACAAGGCGGCCGGCGCCATCGACGACGAAGAGCTGCTCACGTTTCGCAAGCTGGGCAGTCGCCTGGAAGGACACCCGACCCCGCAGCGCCTGCCATGGGTCGAGACGGCCACCGGCTCGCTCGGGCAGGGGCTGCCGGTCGGGGTCGGCATCGCGCTGGCCGGCAAGCGGCTCGACCGCACCGGCTACCGCACCTGGGTGCTGTGCGGCGACAGCGAGCTGGCCGAGGGGTCCGTGTGGGAGGCCGCCGAGCACGCCGGGTACGAGCACCTGGACAACCTCACCGTGATCGTCGACGTCAACCGTCTCGGCCAGCGCGGCCCCACCCGGCACGGCCACGACCTGGACGCCTACGCCCGCCGCTTCCAGGCCTTCGACTGGCACACCATCGAGGTCGACGGCCACGACGTGGACGCCGTCGACCGCGCCTACGGAGAGGCCGCGTCCACCAAGGGCCAGCCCACCGCGATCCTCGCCCGCACCCTCAAGGGCAAGGGCGTCGAGGGCGTCCAGGACCGCGAGGGCCTGCACGGCAAGCCGCTGCCGGAGGCGGAGGAGGCCATCGCCGCACTCGGGGGCCCCCGTGACATCCGCGTCCGGGTGCAGGAGCCGCCCGCCGCCCGCATGCTGCACTCCGTCCACACCGGGAACTTCGAACTCCCCAAGTGGGACAAGGGCGAGGAGGTCGCCACCCGCAACGCCTTCGGTGAGGCGCTCACCGCCCTCGGCACCGGCCGCGGCGACATCGTCGCCCTGGACGGCGAGGTCGGCGACTCCACCCGCGCCGAGTTCTTCGCCAAGGAGCACCCCGACCGCTACTTCGAGTGCTACATCGCCGAGCAGCAGCTGGTCGCCTCGGCCGTCGGCCTCGCGTCCCGCGGCTGGGTGCCGTACGCCGCCACCTTCGCGGCCTTCCTGACCCGCGCGTACGACTTCATCAGGATGGCGTCCGTCAGCGGCTCCGGCATCAACCTCGTCGGTTCGCACGCCGGCGTCGCCATCGGCCAGGACGGGCCCAGCCAGATGGGCCTGGAGGACCTCGCGATGATGCGGGCGGTGCACGGCTCGACCGTGCTGTATCCGTGCGACGCCAACCAGACCGCACGGCTCGTCGGCGCGATGGCCGGCCTGGAGGGCGTGCGCTACCTGCGCACCTCGCGCGGCGAGAGCCCGGTGATCTACGCCCCCGACGAGGAGTTCCCGGTCGGCGGCAGCAAGGTGCTGCGCTCCTCCGGCGCGGACCGGCTGACCCTCGTCGCGGCGGGCGTCACCGTGCACGAGGCGCTGGCCGCCGCCGAGGCCCTGGAGCAGGAGGGCATCGCGGTGCGGGTGATCGACCTGTACTCCGTGAAGCCCGTCGACCGGGCCACGCTGCGCCGGGCCGCCGAGGAGACCGGCTGCCTGGTGACCGTGGAGGACCACCACCCCGAGGGCGGCATCGGCGACGCGGTCCTCGACGCCTTCACCGACGGGCGCCCCGTACCGCGCCTGGTACGGCTCGGCGTACGGACGATGCCGGGCTCGGCGTCCCCGGAGGAGCAGCTGCGCGCCTCGGGCATCGACGCGGAGTCCGTCGCGGCGGCCGGGCGGCTGCTGGTCGAGGAGGCGGTCGTGCGGTGA
- the ligD gene encoding non-homologous end-joining DNA ligase has product MSGGDGTRRVRAGRRTVEVHRPDKVLFPGGDAKEYTKGDLVDYHRAVAPFMLPHLRGRPLMLERHPDGIDGPTFMQKNTPDHYPEWIPRVEVAKEGGTVRHTVCDDTATLLYLADQASISLHRWLSRADSVDHPDRLVFDLDPAGDDFEAVREAARLLGELLDELDLPSAPMTTGSRGLHVIVPLNGRHDFDEVRAFARDVADTLAGAHPDRLTTAARKKERGGRLYLDIQRNAYAQTAVAPYTVRPRPGAPVATPVTWDQLDDPELHARRWTIADAVEQARTNPWSGLLNRGRALGPARRRLIALRG; this is encoded by the coding sequence GTGAGCGGCGGCGACGGCACGCGCAGGGTGCGGGCGGGCCGCCGCACGGTGGAGGTGCACCGGCCGGACAAGGTGCTCTTCCCCGGCGGCGACGCCAAGGAGTACACCAAGGGCGACCTGGTGGACTACCACCGGGCCGTCGCGCCCTTCATGCTGCCGCACCTGCGCGGCCGGCCGCTGATGCTGGAGCGGCACCCCGACGGCATCGACGGCCCGACGTTCATGCAGAAGAACACCCCGGACCACTACCCGGAGTGGATCCCCCGCGTCGAGGTGGCCAAGGAGGGCGGCACCGTCCGCCACACCGTCTGCGACGACACCGCGACCCTCCTCTACCTGGCCGACCAGGCGAGCATCAGCCTGCACCGCTGGCTGTCCCGCGCCGACAGCGTCGACCACCCCGACCGGCTGGTGTTCGACCTCGACCCGGCGGGGGACGACTTCGAGGCCGTACGCGAGGCCGCCCGGCTGCTCGGGGAACTGCTCGACGAGCTCGACCTGCCCTCGGCGCCGATGACCACCGGCTCACGCGGGCTGCATGTGATCGTGCCGCTGAACGGCAGGCACGACTTCGACGAGGTGCGCGCCTTCGCCCGGGACGTCGCCGACACCCTCGCCGGCGCCCACCCCGACCGGCTCACCACCGCAGCCCGCAAGAAGGAGCGCGGTGGGCGGCTCTACCTCGACATCCAGCGCAACGCCTACGCCCAGACCGCCGTCGCGCCCTACACGGTCCGCCCCCGCCCGGGCGCTCCGGTGGCCACCCCCGTCACCTGGGACCAGCTGGACGACCCGGAGCTGCACGCCCGCCGCTGGACCATCGCCGACGCCGTCGAGCAGGCCCGGACCAACCCCTGGTCAGGCCTGCTGAACCGGGGCCGGGCGCTGGGACCGGCCCGGCGGCGCCTGATCGCCCTGCGCGGCTGA
- a CDS encoding gas vesicle protein GvpO yields MSNTKNTQESQDSQGSRNSPNTSKTNDNQSAKSRPSPMEVLRQARGQLAELTGMEAESVSSFEQTEEGWALEVEVLELERVPDTMSLMASYQVELDAEGQLTGYRRVRRYERGRSDARRPGGR; encoded by the coding sequence ATGTCGAACACAAAAAACACGCAAGAGTCACAGGATTCACAGGGGTCCCGGAACTCCCCGAATACGAGCAAGACGAACGACAACCAGTCGGCCAAGAGCCGGCCGAGCCCGATGGAGGTGCTGCGCCAGGCGCGCGGCCAGCTCGCGGAGCTCACCGGCATGGAAGCCGAGTCCGTGTCGTCCTTCGAGCAGACCGAGGAGGGCTGGGCGCTGGAGGTCGAGGTCCTCGAACTCGAGCGCGTGCCCGACACGATGAGCCTGATGGCGAGCTACCAGGTGGAGCTCGACGCAGAGGGGCAGCTCACGGGTTACCGGCGCGTCCGCCGCTACGAACGCGGTCGGTCCGACGCGCGCAGGCCCGGCGGCCGCTAG
- a CDS encoding gas vesicle structural protein GvpA has translation MTVVPAQQSGGGGGSSGLYDVLELVLDRGLVIDAFVRVSLVGIEILKIDVRVVVASVDTYLRFAEACNRLDLEAGPRKDPGLPDLVGEMTESGARGKSKGALSGAAETISDAFKQARDDGSERQGESRPRARKSTSSRRKEEQE, from the coding sequence ATGACAGTCGTACCGGCACAGCAGTCCGGCGGCGGAGGCGGCAGCAGCGGTCTCTACGACGTGCTTGAGCTCGTCCTGGACAGGGGGCTCGTCATCGACGCATTCGTCCGAGTCTCCCTGGTCGGCATCGAGATCCTCAAGATCGACGTCCGCGTCGTCGTCGCCAGCGTCGACACCTATCTGCGCTTCGCCGAGGCGTGCAACCGGCTCGACCTGGAGGCCGGGCCGCGCAAGGACCCGGGCCTGCCCGATCTGGTCGGAGAGATGACCGAGTCCGGTGCGCGCGGCAAGTCCAAGGGCGCGCTGTCCGGCGCCGCCGAGACCATATCCGACGCCTTCAAGCAGGCGCGTGACGACGGCTCGGAGCGTCAGGGCGAGTCCCGTCCGCGAGCCCGCAAGAGCACGTCGTCCCGCCGTAAGGAGGAGCAGGAGTGA
- a CDS encoding GvpL/GvpF family gas vesicle protein — translation MSTYVYGIAASSHPGLPEGMSGVGDPPRPVRILREGDLAAVVSEAPDGLRPKRKELLAHQNVLSEAGAAGCVLPMRFGSVAPDDTSITGVLAERAEHYKERLRALDNRVEYNVKANHVEEAVLHQVMAESPDIRGLAEANRQAGGGSYDDKIRLGEMVAAAVKAKEADDGAAVQRALESAADDVSVGPESTGWLANVSFLVDRDAAESFLAAVEQVRKDMPHLEVRVNGPLPPYSFVEPGPAEPAGTVASGTDTGAG, via the coding sequence GTGAGCACCTACGTCTACGGCATCGCGGCGAGTTCGCACCCCGGGCTCCCCGAGGGCATGAGCGGCGTCGGCGACCCGCCCCGCCCGGTGCGCATCCTGCGCGAGGGTGACCTGGCGGCCGTCGTCAGCGAGGCCCCCGACGGGCTGCGGCCCAAGCGCAAGGAGCTGCTCGCCCACCAGAACGTGCTCAGCGAGGCGGGTGCGGCCGGCTGTGTGCTGCCCATGCGGTTCGGCAGCGTCGCCCCGGACGACACCTCCATCACCGGGGTGCTCGCCGAGCGCGCCGAGCACTACAAGGAGCGGCTGCGGGCCCTGGACAACCGGGTCGAGTACAACGTCAAGGCCAACCACGTCGAAGAGGCCGTCCTGCACCAGGTGATGGCCGAGAGCCCCGACATCCGCGGTCTGGCGGAAGCCAACCGGCAGGCGGGCGGCGGCAGTTACGACGACAAGATCCGTCTTGGCGAGATGGTCGCGGCCGCGGTCAAGGCCAAGGAGGCCGACGACGGCGCCGCCGTGCAGCGCGCCCTGGAGTCGGCCGCCGACGACGTGAGCGTAGGTCCGGAGTCCACCGGCTGGCTGGCCAACGTGTCGTTCCTGGTGGACCGGGATGCGGCCGAGTCCTTCCTGGCCGCGGTCGAGCAGGTCCGCAAGGACATGCCGCACCTGGAGGTGCGGGTCAACGGTCCGCTGCCGCCGTACAGCTTCGTCGAACCCGGCCCTGCCGAGCCCGCGGGCACCGTGGCGAGCGGAACGGACACCGGAGCGGGGTGA
- a CDS encoding gas vesicle protein GvpG — protein sequence MGLISEVLLLPFAPVRGSAWAIKQVVQEAERIYYDPATIRAELARLEEQMEAGEITEEEFDRLEDDLLDRLEIASRGSAGTGNGTTQ from the coding sequence GTGGGCCTGATCTCTGAGGTGCTGCTGCTGCCGTTCGCACCGGTACGCGGCAGTGCCTGGGCCATCAAACAGGTGGTGCAGGAGGCCGAGCGGATCTACTACGACCCCGCCACGATCCGGGCCGAACTGGCCCGCCTCGAGGAGCAGATGGAGGCCGGAGAGATCACTGAGGAGGAGTTCGACCGTCTTGAGGACGACCTCCTCGACCGGTTGGAGATCGCTTCGCGCGGCAGCGCGGGAACAGGCAACGGGACAACACAATGA
- a CDS encoding DNA primase, with protein MNRTGLGLAIGAGYLLGRTKKLKMAMAVGGLVAGKKLNLSPRMVADLLQQQLRNNPQFKEIGDQLRQDLRGVGKAASGAMVERQIDALADRLHGRTAQVRDQLSGVVPGQDDEAEDAEYEDEEPEDSGLDEDEEPEDSEAEEDEEPEEDEEPEGSEADEEQEEDEEEEPEAKKAPAKKAPAKKAAKKAPAKKAPAKKAAAKKAPAKKTAAKKSTPAKKATSGSRGGGARSRLQKGGGEG; from the coding sequence ATGAACCGAACGGGACTGGGTCTCGCCATAGGGGCCGGATACCTCCTGGGACGGACCAAGAAGCTGAAGATGGCGATGGCCGTCGGCGGGCTGGTCGCCGGGAAGAAACTGAACCTGAGCCCGCGCATGGTCGCGGATCTGCTCCAGCAGCAGCTGCGGAACAACCCGCAGTTCAAGGAGATCGGCGACCAGCTGCGGCAGGACCTGCGCGGGGTCGGCAAGGCCGCCTCCGGTGCCATGGTCGAACGGCAGATCGACGCCCTCGCCGACCGGCTGCACGGCCGGACCGCCCAGGTGCGCGACCAGCTGAGCGGCGTGGTGCCCGGCCAAGACGACGAGGCCGAGGACGCCGAGTACGAGGACGAGGAACCCGAGGACTCCGGACTCGACGAGGACGAGGAACCTGAGGACTCCGAAGCCGAGGAAGACGAGGAGCCCGAGGAGGACGAGGAGCCCGAGGGCTCCGAAGCCGACGAGGAACAGGAAGAGGACGAGGAAGAGGAGCCCGAAGCGAAGAAGGCTCCCGCCAAGAAGGCGCCGGCGAAGAAGGCGGCGAAGAAGGCCCCTGCCAAGAAGGCCCCCGCGAAGAAGGCCGCCGCGAAGAAGGCGCCCGCGAAGAAGACGGCGGCGAAGAAGAGCACGCCCGCCAAGAAGGCGACCTCCGGAAGCCGGGGCGGCGGCGCCCGGTCCCGGCTGCAGAAGGGAGGCGGTGAGGGATGA
- a CDS encoding SRPBCC family protein: protein MSDTLGSAKSTANGASKNPLTDLAHSEATDRLKAELQEYLAAQATRMLTGVGRKLGETTGKLNDIAEGNSPGFAKLALEGGRKIAEGKGPLRSALELGGSRLKDKVTGAFKGLGGKGKGKGKGRSGNKPTVIIEHIDVGVPLRTAYDQWTQYQDFSTFAKGVKAASKADDTTSDWQLKVFWSNRSWKATTTEQVPDDRIAWTSEGAKGTTKGVVSFHELTEGLTRVLLVIEYYPSGLFEKTGNIWRSQGRRARLDLKNFVRFITIKGEAEDGWRGEIRDGEVVRSHEDAVAEEESESEEESPEGEEPEGEYDEEETEEEGEEEPEAEYEDDSEAEYDEEAEDEEEPEAEDEDEDEEVEAGSRR, encoded by the coding sequence ATGAGCGACACTCTCGGCTCGGCGAAGTCCACCGCCAACGGCGCTTCGAAGAACCCGCTCACCGACCTGGCCCACAGCGAGGCCACAGACCGGCTCAAGGCCGAGTTGCAGGAGTACCTCGCCGCGCAGGCCACCCGCATGCTGACCGGCGTCGGCCGCAAGCTCGGCGAGACCACCGGCAAGCTGAACGACATCGCCGAGGGCAACAGCCCCGGCTTCGCCAAACTCGCCCTCGAGGGGGGCCGCAAGATCGCCGAGGGCAAGGGGCCGTTGCGCTCCGCTCTGGAGCTCGGCGGCTCGCGCCTCAAGGACAAGGTCACAGGGGCCTTCAAGGGCCTGGGCGGCAAGGGTAAGGGCAAGGGCAAGGGCCGTTCCGGCAACAAGCCCACCGTCATCATCGAGCACATCGATGTCGGCGTACCACTGCGCACGGCGTACGACCAGTGGACCCAGTACCAGGACTTCAGCACCTTCGCGAAGGGCGTCAAGGCCGCGAGCAAGGCCGACGACACCACCTCGGACTGGCAGTTGAAGGTCTTCTGGTCCAACCGCAGCTGGAAGGCGACGACGACGGAGCAGGTCCCCGACGACCGCATCGCCTGGACGTCGGAGGGGGCCAAGGGCACCACGAAGGGCGTCGTCTCCTTCCACGAACTCACCGAAGGCCTGACGCGCGTCCTGCTGGTCATCGAGTACTACCCCTCCGGCCTCTTCGAGAAGACCGGCAACATCTGGCGCTCCCAGGGCCGCCGTGCCCGGCTCGACCTGAAGAACTTCGTCCGCTTCATCACGATCAAGGGCGAGGCGGAAGACGGCTGGCGCGGCGAGATCCGCGACGGCGAGGTCGTCCGCAGTCACGAGGACGCCGTCGCCGAGGAGGAATCGGAGTCCGAGGAAGAGAGCCCCGAGGGCGAGGAGCCCGAGGGCGAGTACGACGAGGAGGAGACGGAAGAGGAGGGCGAAGAGGAGCCCGAGGCCGAGTACGAGGACGACTCCGAGGCCGAGTACGACGAGGAGGCCGAGGACGAGGAGGAGCCCGAGGCTGAGGACGAAGACGAGGACGAGGAAGTCGAGGCAGGGAGCCGGCGATGA
- a CDS encoding gas vesicle protein produces the protein MTTPSRMPEPYGQGSSANLADILERVLDKGIVIAGDIRINLLDIELLTIKLRLIVASVDKAKEMGIDWWETDPALSSRARRDELTRENAELRERLARLEELEPGRAEKKEAP, from the coding sequence ATGACGACGCCCAGCAGGATGCCCGAGCCCTACGGTCAGGGAAGCAGTGCCAACCTCGCCGACATCCTTGAACGGGTTTTGGACAAGGGCATCGTCATCGCGGGCGACATCCGGATCAACCTGCTCGACATCGAACTCCTCACGATCAAACTGCGTCTGATCGTCGCCTCGGTCGACAAGGCGAAGGAGATGGGCATCGACTGGTGGGAGACCGACCCGGCGCTGAGCTCACGGGCCCGCCGTGACGAACTGACCCGTGAGAACGCCGAGTTGCGCGAGAGGCTGGCCCGGCTGGAGGAACTGGAGCCCGGCCGGGCGGAGAAGAAGGAGGCACCGTGA
- a CDS encoding GvpL/GvpF family gas vesicle protein, with protein sequence MTGLRYVYAVCRPFGTPLQSQLTGVAGDPPRALAHHGLVAVVSHVPERDFAEEPLRRHLEDLDWLTETARAHQGVIDALTTVTTPLPLRLGTVFHDDSGVRTMMEAREEDFLRTLDRLEGRVEWGVKVYAESEPQESARPAQKPASGRDYLRQRRTQTRSHEEMWQKAEAFSTRLHEELSAFAEDSRMHPPQNPALSKATGRNVLNAAYLVPRAHSEEFVELVDRTKGEVPGMRIELTGPWAAYSFAGETA encoded by the coding sequence GTGACCGGACTGCGGTACGTCTACGCCGTCTGCCGCCCCTTCGGCACGCCGCTCCAGTCCCAGCTGACGGGGGTGGCGGGTGATCCGCCCAGAGCACTGGCTCACCACGGCCTGGTGGCCGTGGTGAGCCACGTGCCGGAGCGGGACTTCGCCGAGGAGCCACTCCGGCGCCATCTGGAGGACCTGGACTGGCTCACCGAGACCGCCCGGGCCCACCAGGGCGTGATCGACGCGCTCACCACCGTCACGACCCCGCTGCCGCTGCGGCTCGGCACCGTCTTCCACGACGACAGCGGCGTACGGACGATGATGGAGGCCCGCGAGGAGGACTTCCTGCGCACCCTCGACCGGCTGGAGGGCCGGGTCGAGTGGGGCGTCAAGGTGTACGCCGAGTCCGAGCCGCAGGAGAGCGCCCGGCCCGCGCAGAAGCCCGCGTCGGGCCGGGACTACCTGCGGCAGCGGCGTACGCAGACCAGGTCCCACGAGGAAATGTGGCAGAAGGCAGAGGCATTCTCGACCCGACTGCACGAGGAGCTCTCCGCATTCGCGGAGGATTCCCGGATGCATCCCCCGCAGAATCCCGCGCTCTCCAAGGCGACCGGGCGGAACGTGCTGAACGCCGCTTATCTCGTGCCCCGCGCGCATTCCGAGGAATTCGTGGAGCTGGTGGACCGCACGAAGGGTGAGGTGCCGGGAATGCGCATCGAACTCACCGGCCCCTGGGCGGCCTATTCGTTCGCGGGGGAGACCGCATGA
- a CDS encoding gas vesicle protein: MTVVERREVALVDLLDRLLAGGVVITGDITLRIADVDLVRIDLNALISSVNAQVPSPFEELL, from the coding sequence GTGACCGTAGTGGAACGCCGTGAGGTCGCTCTCGTGGACCTGCTCGACCGGCTGCTCGCCGGCGGCGTCGTGATCACGGGGGACATCACCCTGCGCATCGCCGACGTCGACCTCGTCCGTATCGACCTCAACGCGCTCATCAGCTCGGTGAACGCCCAGGTGCCCTCACCGTTCGAGGAGCTGCTGTGA
- a CDS encoding gas vesicle protein K, with translation MDLEPDTVERDLVKLVLTVVELLRQLMERQALRRFDVGDLSEEQEERIGLTLMLLDERMTELRDRYGLRPEDLNLDLGPLGPLLPRD, from the coding sequence ATGGACCTGGAGCCCGACACGGTCGAGCGGGACCTGGTCAAACTCGTGCTGACGGTGGTGGAGCTGCTGCGCCAGCTCATGGAGCGCCAGGCGCTGCGCCGGTTCGACGTGGGGGACCTGAGCGAGGAGCAGGAGGAGCGGATCGGGCTCACGCTCATGCTGCTCGACGAGCGGATGACGGAACTGCGCGACCGCTACGGACTGCGGCCCGAGGACCTGAACCTGGACCTCGGGCCGCTCGGACCGCTGCTTCCGCGGGACTGA